The following proteins come from a genomic window of Companilactobacillus pabuli:
- the arcA gene encoding arginine deiminase, which translates to MTMPIHVTSEIGKLDVVMLKRPGQEVENITPDTMPRLLFDDIPYLPIAQKEHDNFAQILRDNGTEVLYLEDLAAEAIDAGNVKEAFVEKMLRESDYAVGADHDALKEFLMSLDTHAMVNQLMIGVRKNDIDFKPTDLVSAAEDSEYPFFMDPMPNLYFTRDPAASIGDGLSINHMTFAARQRESMFMEAIIKYHPRFANKGLHVWRDRNHTHRIEGGDELVLSDHVLAIGVSQRTSATAIQDIARNLFKDSKYDTVIAIKIPHNHAMMHLDTVFTMINYDQFTVHPGILGEGGKIDTWTIHPTKDGDLTYEHNQDLKAVLKKELGLDDLDLIPTGNGDPIVAPREQWNDGSNTLAIAPGVVVTYDRNYVSNEMLRQHGLKVLETISSELSRGRGGPRCMSMPLVREDLK; encoded by the coding sequence ATGACTATGCCAATCCATGTTACTTCAGAAATTGGAAAATTGGATGTCGTAATGTTGAAACGTCCCGGACAAGAAGTTGAAAACATTACACCCGACACAATGCCCCGACTATTGTTCGATGATATCCCATATTTACCAATTGCCCAAAAGGAGCATGACAATTTTGCTCAAATCTTGAGAGATAACGGAACAGAAGTTCTTTATCTTGAAGATTTAGCTGCCGAAGCTATCGATGCTGGAAATGTTAAAGAAGCATTTGTAGAAAAGATGCTTCGCGAATCAGATTATGCTGTTGGTGCTGATCATGACGCATTGAAGGAATTCTTGATGAGTCTTGATACACACGCAATGGTAAATCAATTAATGATCGGTGTTCGTAAGAATGATATCGACTTCAAGCCAACTGACTTAGTTAGTGCCGCTGAAGATTCAGAATATCCATTCTTCATGGACCCAATGCCAAACCTTTACTTTACTCGCGACCCGGCAGCTTCAATCGGTGATGGTTTGAGCATTAACCACATGACTTTCGCTGCAAGACAACGTGAATCAATGTTTATGGAAGCAATCATTAAATACCATCCACGTTTTGCAAACAAAGGCTTGCATGTATGGCGTGATAGAAACCATACACATCGTATCGAAGGTGGAGACGAATTAGTACTTAGCGACCACGTACTAGCAATTGGTGTTTCACAAAGAACATCAGCAACTGCTATTCAAGACATCGCTAGAAACTTGTTCAAAGACAGCAAGTACGACACAGTAATTGCTATCAAGATTCCACACAACCACGCAATGATGCACTTGGATACTGTATTTACAATGATCAATTACGATCAATTTACAGTTCATCCAGGAATCCTTGGCGAAGGTGGCAAGATCGATACTTGGACAATTCATCCAACTAAAGATGGTGATTTGACTTATGAACACAATCAAGATCTAAAGGCTGTTCTAAAGAAAGAACTTGGTCTTGATGATCTAGATTTGATTCCAACAGGTAATGGTGATCCTATCGTTGCTCCTAGAGAACAATGGAATGATGGATCAAATACTCTAGCCATTGCACCTGGTGTCGTTGTTACTTATGATCGTAACTACGTTTCAAACGAAATGCTAAGACAACACGGCTTGAAAGTATTGGAAACAATCTCTAGTGAATTATCACGTGGTCGTGGGGGCCCTCGTTGCATGAGTATGCCATTAGTACGTGAAGACTTAAAGTAA
- the argF gene encoding ornithine carbamoyltransferase encodes MDYKGKETSVFQGRSLLAEKDYTPAELEYLIDFGLHLKALKKKGIPHHYLEGKNIALLFEKTSTRTRSAFTTAAIDLGAHPEFLGAGDIQLGKKESVEDTGRVLGSMFDGIEFRGFSQQVVEDLAKYSGVPVWNGLTDEWHPTQMLADFMTMKETFGSIKGKTLTFVGDGRNNMANSFLVTGSMLGVNIHIVAPKELFPDQSVVDTAKKYAEESGSKFLITDNIEEGVKGTNVIYTDVWVSMGEESQWDERIKLLKPYQVNMDMIKKTGQPDDQIIFMHCLPAFHDTNTQYGQDIKDKYGLSEMEVTDEVFRSKYARQFEEAENRMHSIKAIMAATLGNLFIPKV; translated from the coding sequence TTGGATTATAAAGGAAAAGAAACATCAGTATTTCAAGGCAGAAGCCTTTTAGCCGAAAAAGACTACACACCTGCAGAATTGGAATACTTAATTGATTTTGGACTTCATTTAAAAGCTCTTAAGAAAAAGGGCATACCACATCATTATCTAGAAGGTAAGAACATTGCCTTACTATTTGAAAAGACATCAACAAGAACACGTTCAGCCTTTACTACAGCTGCTATTGACTTAGGTGCTCACCCCGAATTTTTGGGTGCCGGCGATATTCAACTAGGTAAAAAGGAAAGTGTTGAAGATACAGGACGTGTTCTAGGTAGCATGTTTGACGGTATCGAATTCCGTGGATTCTCACAACAAGTTGTTGAAGATCTTGCTAAATACTCAGGCGTTCCAGTTTGGAACGGTTTGACAGATGAATGGCATCCAACACAAATGTTGGCTGACTTCATGACAATGAAAGAAACATTTGGCAGTATCAAAGGTAAGACTTTGACATTCGTTGGTGATGGTAGAAACAACATGGCTAACAGTTTCTTAGTTACAGGTTCAATGCTTGGAGTAAACATCCACATCGTTGCACCTAAAGAATTGTTCCCAGATCAAAGCGTTGTTGACACAGCTAAGAAGTATGCTGAAGAATCAGGCAGCAAGTTCTTAATTACTGATAACATCGAAGAAGGTGTTAAAGGTACAAACGTTATCTATACGGATGTATGGGTATCAATGGGTGAAGAAAGTCAATGGGATGAAAGAATTAAACTTCTCAAACCATATCAAGTAAACATGGATATGATCAAGAAGACTGGTCAACCTGACGACCAAATCATCTTCATGCATTGCTTACCAGCATTCCATGATACAAATACACAATATGGACAAGACATCAAAGACAAATATGGTCTAAGTGAAATGGAAGTAACAGACGAAGTCTTCAGAAGCAAATATGCACGTCAATTTGAAGAAGCTGAAAACAGAATGCACTCCATTAAAGCCATTATGGCAGCAACTCTAGGTAACTTGTTCATCCCTAAGGTTTAA
- a CDS encoding TetR-like C-terminal domain-containing protein, whose product MQAIEDDIFIRLSHAKKDTYQIDTREFDKDDRILKILKLVYENKKVISLLLGDFGDPRFHERFITYSTQKGLKVIEDSNEFNDLDQRQKELLIQYISSALVGLIAYWIRHPEMTVEELYNFFEELFLNGITSLTAK is encoded by the coding sequence TTGCAAGCAATTGAGGACGATATCTTTATTCGATTGAGTCATGCTAAAAAAGATACTTATCAGATTGATACACGTGAATTTGACAAGGATGATAGAATCTTAAAAATTCTTAAATTAGTGTATGAAAATAAAAAAGTGATAAGCCTCTTATTGGGAGATTTTGGTGATCCTCGTTTTCATGAACGTTTTATCACTTATTCGACACAGAAGGGGCTCAAAGTAATTGAGGATTCTAATGAGTTTAATGATTTAGATCAACGTCAAAAGGAATTGTTAATACAATACATTTCGTCTGCTTTAGTAGGATTGATTGCTTATTGGATTAGGCATCCGGAGATGACGGTCGAAGAACTATATAACTTTTTTGAAGAGTTATTTTTGAACGGTATTACAAGTTTGACGGCAAAATAA